The Musa acuminata AAA Group cultivar baxijiao chromosome BXJ2-2, Cavendish_Baxijiao_AAA, whole genome shotgun sequence genome has a segment encoding these proteins:
- the LOC135605432 gene encoding probable arabinosyltransferase ARAD1, with protein sequence MKASVPLLAFILLAFALLLISSRFNPSPSPKSLLSSSPTLHSAPRLKVFVADLPRSLNYGLLDEYWTLSTPDSRIGVDPDAGLRPAAAAAAPWKPYPENPLIKQYSAEYWLLGDLETPSGRRGSSFAERVYDLDRADVVFVPFFATLSAEMELGWGRKGGFLKKEGNEDYRRQREVVDRIRESEAWRRSGGRDHVFVLTDPVATWHVRSEIAPAILLVVDFGGWYKIDSKESANSSNMIHHTQVSLLKDVIVPYTHLLPRLRLSENRHRRNLLYFKGAKHRHRGGLVREKLWDLLVNEPGVIMEEGFPNATGREQSIKGMRSSEFCLHPAGDTPTSCRLFDVILSLCIPVIVSDEIELPFEGMIDYSDFSVFVPVSKALQPKWLVNYLRSISEQRKRRYRLNMAQVQPVFEYDNGNPGGIGPVPPAGAVNHIWRKIYQKLPVIREAIIREKRKPEGVSIPLRCHCT encoded by the exons ATGAAGGCCTCCGTGCCCCTTCTTGCATTCATCCTCCTCGCCTTCGCTCTCCTTCTCATCTCCTCCCGATTCAACCCTTCCCCCTCTCCAAAATCCCTCCTTTCCTCGAGCCCTACGCTCCATTCCGCCCCCCGCCTCAAGGTCTTCGTCGCCGACCTTCCCCGCTCCCTCAACTACGGCCTCCTCGACGAGTACTGGACGCTCTCCACCCCAGACTCCCGGATCGGCGTCGACCCCGACGCCGGTCTCCGGCCTGCCGCCGCCGCTGCGGCGCCCTGGAAGCCCTACCCGGAGAATCCTCTCATCAAGCAGTACAGCGCTGAGTACTGGCTGCTGGGGGACCTCGAGACGCCCAGCGGGCGGAGGGGGAGCTCGTTCGCCGAGAGGGTGTACGACCTGGACCGCGCCGACGTGGTGTTCGTGCCGTTCTTTGCCACGCTGAGCGCGGAGATGGAGCTCGGGTGGGGGAGGAAAGGCGGGTTCTTGAAAAAGGAGGGGAACGAGGATTACAGGCGGCAGAGGGAGGTGGTGGATCGGATCAGGGAATCGGAGGCGTGGAGGAGATCCGGCGGGCGGGATCACGTGTTCGTCTTGACTG ATCCGGTAGCTACTTGGCACGTGAGAAGCGAGATAGCTCCTGCTATTCTTCTAGTGGTTGATTTTGGTGGTTGGTACAAGATTGACTCTAAAGAATCTGCCAACTCTTCAAATATGATACATCACACTCAGGTTTCATTGCTCAAAGATGTGATTGTGCCTTACACCCATCTGCTACCTAGATTGCGATTGTCAGAGAATCGACATAGGCGTAACCTTCTCTACTTCAAAGGGGCTAAACATAGGCACCGG GGAGGGTTGGTTCGTGAAAAATTATGGGATTTGTTGGTTAATGAGCCTGGTGTTATCATGGAAGAAGGTTTTCCTAATGCCACCGGTCGGGAGCAGTCGATTAAAGGAATGCGTTCCTCAGAATTTTGTTTGCATCCTGCAGGAGATACCCCCACCTCATGTCGCCTCTTTGATGTCATTCTTAGTCTTTGTATACCAGTCATCGTCAGTGATGAAATCGAGCTCCCATTTGAAGGAATGATAGACTACTCAGATTTCTCAGTTTTTGTGCCTGTCAGCAAAGCATTGCAACCGAAGTGGCTAGTAAATTACTTGAGGAGTATTTCTGAACAGCGTAAACGTAGATATCGCCTGAATATGGCACAAGTTCAGCCTGTTTTTGAGTATGATAACGGCAATCCTGGTGGCATAGGACCTGTTCCTCCTGCTGGTGCGGTGAACCACATTTGGAGAAAGATCTATCAGAAGTTACCGGTAATCAGGGAAGCAATAATCCGGGAAAAGCGAAAACCCGAAGGTGTTTCAATCCCACTGCGCTGTCACTGCACTTGA